In the Populus trichocarpa isolate Nisqually-1 chromosome 1, P.trichocarpa_v4.1, whole genome shotgun sequence genome, one interval contains:
- the LOC112323415 gene encoding uncharacterized protein LOC112323415 produces the protein MGSTKYHQKSFRTMHSHENPENSTRINRRINKLQAEMAEISKQHEEIKQGQKEMRERFEEIDSECEQLKKETEVISHASDNVQLRLNIMLDILKARQQDGFAKVSDPTGSLRGSIMK, from the exons ATGGGATCAACCAAATATCACCAGAAGTCATTTAGAACGATGCATTCTCATGAAAATCCTGAG AATAGTACTAGAATCAACAGAAGAATAAACAAGCTGCAAGCAGAGATGGCAGAGATAAGCAAGCAACATGAAGAGATCAAACAAGGGCAAAAGGAAATGAGAGAAAGGTTTGAAGAGATAGATTCAGAATGTGAGCAACTCAAAAAAGAGACTGAAGTTATATCTCATGCGAGCGACAACGTGCAACTTCGTCTCAATATCATGCTTGATATCTTGAAGGCACGACAACAGGATGGCTTTGCGAAAGTTTCCGATCCGACTGGCTCTCTCCG TGGATCAATTATGAAATAA